Proteins encoded in a region of the Sulfurimonas marina genome:
- a CDS encoding rhodanese-like domain-containing protein, with product MKRIFLFIALLTLPLFAEYKSEYITKKLLDSKTPIVDIRTPPEWRETGLLKGAIPIMFFDQRGGYNIDKFLKELNAKVDTSKPFAIICHTGSRTSIVGPWMSQKLGYKVINLQGGMDYATRGLKLITYPYKK from the coding sequence TTGAAAAGAATTTTCTTATTTATAGCTCTTCTTACACTCCCTTTATTTGCTGAGTACAAAAGTGAGTACATTACTAAAAAATTACTTGATTCTAAAACACCTATCGTAGATATCAGAACTCCACCTGAATGGAGAGAAACAGGTCTATTAAAAGGTGCTATTCCTATTATGTTTTTCGATCAGCGTGGGGGATATAATATAGACAAGTTTTTAAAAGAGCTCAATGCTAAAGTTGATACGTCAAAACCTTTTGCAATTATTTGCCATACGGGAAGCCGTACATCAATAGTAGGTCCATGGATGTCTCAAAAATTAGGCTATAAAGTGATCAACCTTCAAGGTGGGATGGATTATGCTACAAGAGGGTTAAAACTTATAACATATCCATATAAAAAATGA